The Candidatus Sysuiplasma jiujiangense genome includes a region encoding these proteins:
- a CDS encoding DUF309 domain-containing protein: MVRERLRRILETEECRINSSRISGTAIEVDYFAPDRKTAEKSAGILSRIDRVLTVKCLSDENRADRKREDVMEEARALFNEERFWEVHEVVEGEWKKAEGEEKEILQGIILYAAAYVHHQKNEKETALRMLRRAVEKLGVSSDIYFCFDLGKMREMERTIAAKKNIEIFRL; the protein is encoded by the coding sequence ATGGTAAGGGAAAGACTGCGCAGGATCCTGGAAACTGAAGAGTGCAGAATCAACAGCTCACGCATCTCAGGCACCGCAATCGAGGTTGATTATTTCGCACCCGACAGGAAAACGGCTGAAAAGTCGGCCGGCATCCTTTCCAGAATCGACAGGGTGCTGACAGTTAAGTGCCTGTCGGACGAAAACAGGGCGGATCGGAAAAGGGAGGATGTCATGGAGGAGGCAAGGGCACTGTTCAATGAGGAGAGATTCTGGGAGGTACACGAGGTCGTGGAAGGGGAATGGAAAAAGGCCGAGGGAGAGGAGAAGGAGATACTTCAGGGCATAATACTCTACGCTGCGGCGTATGTGCACCATCAGAAAAACGAAAAGGAGACAGCGCTGAGAATGCTCAGGAGGGCAGTGGAAAAACTCGGCGTTTCCTCCGACATATACTTCTGTTTTGACCTCGGGAAAATGAGGGAAATGGAACGGACAATTGCGGCAAAAAAGAACATCGAAATATTCAGACTCTGA